From a single Sporosarcina oncorhynchi genomic region:
- a CDS encoding aldehyde dehydrogenase family protein gives MKRLPMLINGKWVGDQNDEWLAVFNPSSGEKIAEIVNGHEEHVDEAVKAAQLAFDSKEWRSVKPYERGHLLVRLANHLRENKTEWAEMESQDVGKPISQALGDIEAAARYFEFYGGAADKVMGETIPIEDGLLNVTVLEPLGVTAHIIPWNYPIQIMARSVAAAIATGNAVIVKSAEDTPLTAHALSEWFAESGLPKGIFQHLTGLGSTVGAALSGHPGISHVTFTGSVSTGIQVMCTAAKNVVSTTLELGGKSPNIVFSDAPEEKAIEGVVKAIIQNAGQTCSAGSRVLIEESYKEAFLKKLVKRFNELSIGPGHSDPDIGPILNKRQYEQIMEKIEEAKKDGSIIAGGNAVTVEGYENAYYIQPTIIDGLSHDSAIAQQEIFGPILSVFSFSTVEEAIQLANGTDYGLVSGIWTQNIDTAHYVASKMQSGQVFINNYGAAGGIQMPFGGYKKSGIGREKGFVALRNYTQIKNIAIQFSN, from the coding sequence ATGAAACGTTTACCGATGTTAATCAATGGAAAATGGGTCGGAGATCAGAATGACGAATGGCTCGCAGTCTTTAACCCGTCAAGTGGAGAAAAGATTGCTGAGATTGTCAATGGGCATGAAGAGCATGTAGATGAAGCGGTCAAGGCTGCACAACTTGCGTTCGACAGTAAAGAATGGAGAAGTGTAAAGCCTTATGAACGTGGACATCTGTTAGTCCGCCTAGCAAATCATTTACGGGAAAATAAAACAGAATGGGCTGAGATGGAAAGTCAAGATGTCGGCAAGCCGATTTCCCAAGCACTTGGGGATATTGAAGCGGCCGCAAGATACTTCGAATTTTATGGAGGCGCTGCCGATAAGGTGATGGGGGAAACAATCCCAATTGAAGATGGATTGTTGAATGTAACCGTCCTTGAACCACTCGGTGTGACAGCGCACATCATCCCTTGGAATTACCCGATTCAAATCATGGCGAGAAGTGTAGCTGCGGCTATTGCAACAGGCAACGCCGTAATCGTTAAAAGTGCAGAAGATACCCCACTGACAGCACATGCATTGTCCGAATGGTTTGCTGAAAGCGGCTTGCCAAAAGGGATATTTCAGCATCTTACAGGACTAGGAAGTACAGTAGGGGCTGCTCTTTCAGGCCATCCTGGCATTTCGCATGTGACATTTACAGGATCGGTGAGCACAGGCATTCAAGTGATGTGTACTGCAGCGAAAAATGTGGTGTCTACAACACTGGAGTTAGGCGGAAAATCACCGAATATCGTATTTTCTGATGCGCCAGAAGAAAAAGCGATAGAAGGTGTAGTGAAAGCAATTATTCAAAACGCGGGCCAAACATGCTCGGCAGGATCTAGAGTATTAATTGAAGAAAGCTATAAAGAAGCGTTTTTGAAGAAGCTGGTGAAACGCTTCAATGAATTATCAATCGGTCCCGGACATAGTGATCCGGATATCGGTCCAATTTTAAACAAAAGACAATATGAGCAAATCATGGAAAAGATTGAAGAAGCGAAGAAAGACGGTTCCATTATCGCGGGTGGAAATGCTGTCACGGTTGAAGGATATGAAAACGCTTACTATATTCAACCAACCATTATTGATGGATTGAGCCATGATAGTGCGATTGCACAACAAGAAATTTTTGGTCCAATCTTGTCAGTTTTTTCTTTTTCCACAGTTGAAGAAGCGATTCAGCTAGCAAACGGAACTGACTACGGCCTCGTGTCAGGTATTTGGACGCAAAATATTGACACGGCACACTATGTTGCATCGAAAATGCAGTCCGGTCAAGTTTTCATTAATAATTATGGGGCGGCTGGCGGTATTCAAATGCCATTCGGTGGCTATAAAAAAAGTGGTATAGGACGCGAAAAAGGGTTTGTTGCGCTTAGAAACTATACGCAGATTAAGAATATAGCGATTCAGTTTTCAAATTGA
- a CDS encoding ABC transporter ATP-binding protein produces MHSELVKKETYQKPEENVLLQVEGLKTHFFLKNGKVAKAVDDVSFAIQKGETLALVGESGSGKSITSLSIMRLVASPPGKIVAGSIKLEGKELLALSENDMCKVRGNEIGMIFQEPMTSLDPVFTIGNQLVESLMKHRKLKKAEAYKTAVQLLKVVGFARAEKIIKEYPHQLSGGMRQRVMIAIAMSCNPKLLIADEPTTALDVTIQAQILDLMMDMKKKFGSSILLITHDLGVVAEVADRVLVMYGGQIVEEAPVKELFLHTKHPYTEALLKSIPNLDEDLRRLEAIPGSVPPAHNFPQGCRFADRCKYTMEKCRVESPELLPVNAKHKVRCFLQEENGGDRHAN; encoded by the coding sequence ATGCATAGCGAACTAGTTAAAAAGGAAACTTACCAAAAGCCGGAAGAGAATGTATTGCTGCAAGTTGAGGGATTGAAAACACACTTTTTTTTGAAAAACGGAAAAGTCGCGAAAGCAGTTGATGATGTCAGCTTCGCTATCCAAAAAGGCGAGACACTCGCTTTAGTCGGCGAGTCGGGCAGCGGAAAGAGTATCACTTCCTTGTCAATTATGAGACTGGTCGCAAGCCCTCCGGGGAAAATTGTAGCTGGTTCGATTAAATTAGAAGGCAAAGAATTGTTGGCGTTATCCGAGAATGATATGTGCAAAGTGCGTGGAAATGAAATCGGAATGATCTTTCAGGAACCGATGACTTCCTTGGATCCAGTATTTACAATTGGGAACCAGCTAGTTGAATCGTTGATGAAACATCGGAAGTTAAAAAAGGCGGAAGCTTATAAGACTGCTGTTCAATTGTTGAAAGTAGTCGGTTTCGCCAGAGCGGAAAAAATTATCAAAGAATATCCCCACCAACTTTCAGGCGGGATGCGGCAGAGAGTTATGATTGCGATAGCTATGTCATGCAACCCGAAGTTGCTGATCGCCGATGAGCCGACTACCGCACTCGATGTGACGATACAGGCTCAAATATTGGACTTGATGATGGACATGAAGAAGAAGTTCGGTTCTTCCATTTTGCTCATAACACATGATTTGGGTGTTGTGGCTGAAGTGGCAGACCGCGTTCTTGTCATGTATGGCGGCCAAATCGTGGAAGAAGCGCCAGTGAAAGAGCTCTTTCTTCATACAAAACATCCGTATACAGAAGCGCTGTTAAAAAGCATACCAAATCTAGATGAGGATTTGAGAAGGCTGGAAGCGATTCCAGGTTCCGTTCCGCCTGCTCATAACTTCCCACAAGGTTGCCGTTTTGCTGATAGATGCAAATATACGATGGAAAAATGCCGTGTTGAAAGTCCTGAACTAC